A window of Apodemus sylvaticus chromosome 9, mApoSyl1.1, whole genome shotgun sequence contains these coding sequences:
- the Ndufa10 gene encoding NADH dehydrogenase [ubiquinone] 1 alpha subcomplex subunit 10, mitochondrial isoform X1: protein MALRLLRLVPASAPARGLAAGAQRVGRIHTSVHCRLRYGLLASILGDKTTKKLHEYSRVITVDGNLCSGKSKLAKEIAQQLGMKHFPEAGIQYSSSTTGDGRPLDIEFSGSCSLEKFYDDPKSNDGNSYRLQSWLYASRLLQYSDALEHLLSTGQGVVLERSIYSDFVFLEAMYNQGFIRKQCVDHYYEIKRLTLPEYLPPHAVIYIDVPVPEIQSRIQKKGDPHEMKVTSAYLQDIENAYKKTFLPTMSEMCEVLVYNSWEAEDSTKVVEDIEYLNYNKGPWLKQDDRTFHNLRMLVQDKTEVLNFTTIPVYLPEITIGAHQGSRIYNSFRELPGRKYAPGYNAEVGDKWIWLK from the exons ATGGCCTTGAGGTTGCTGAGACTTGTCCCAGCGTCCGCGCCCGCGCGCGGCCTCGCGGCCGGAGCCCAGCGCGTG GGACGGATCCATACCAGCGTGCACTGCAGGCTGCGGTATGGACTTTTGGCCTCCATTCTCGGTGATAAGACAACCAAAAAGCTGCATGAGTACAGCCGAGTGATCACAGTGGACGGGAACCTGTGCTCTGGGAAGAGCAAGCTCGCAAAGGAGATCGCACAGCAGCTAG GCATGAAGcactttccagaagcagggatcCAGTACTCAAGCAGCACCACAGGTGACGGACGGCCCCTCGACATAGAATTCAGCGGCAGCTGTAGTTTAGAGAAATTTTATGATGATCCCAAGAGCAACGACGGCAACAGCTACCGCCTGCAGTCCTGGCTGTACGCCAGCCGCCTCCTGCAGTACTCAGACGCCCTGGAGCACCTATTGAGCACAG GACAAGGTGTGGTCTTGGAGCGCTCCATCTACAGTGACTTTGTCTTCCTGGAGGCCATGTACAACCAGGGCTTCATCCGGAAGCAGT GTGTGGACCACTATTATGAAATCAAGCGGCTCACTCTCCCGGAGTACCTGCCACCACACGCAGTCATCTATATCGATGTGCCTGTGCCGGAGATACAGAGCAGGATCCAGAAGAAAGGAGAT CCACATGAAATGAAGGTCACCTCTGCCTATCTCCAGGACATCGAGAATGCCTACAAGAAAACCTTCCTCCCAACAATGAG TGAGATGTGCGAGGTTTTGGTATACAATTCTTGGGAAGCTGAAGACTCGACCAAG GTGGTAGAGGACATTGAATACCTTAACTACAACAAAGGGCCTTGGCTTAAACAGGACGATCGGACCTTTCACAATCTGCGGATGCT GGTTCAGGATAAGACAGAAGTGCTGAATTTCACAACCATCCCTGTCTACCTCCCAGAAATCACTATTGGAGCTCATCAGGGTAGCCGGATCTACAACAGCTTCAGAGAG
- the Ndufa10 gene encoding NADH dehydrogenase [ubiquinone] 1 alpha subcomplex subunit 10, mitochondrial isoform X2: protein MWSNNRFGGRIHTSVHCRLRYGLLASILGDKTTKKLHEYSRVITVDGNLCSGKSKLAKEIAQQLGMKHFPEAGIQYSSSTTGDGRPLDIEFSGSCSLEKFYDDPKSNDGNSYRLQSWLYASRLLQYSDALEHLLSTGQGVVLERSIYSDFVFLEAMYNQGFIRKQCVDHYYEIKRLTLPEYLPPHAVIYIDVPVPEIQSRIQKKGDPHEMKVTSAYLQDIENAYKKTFLPTMSEMCEVLVYNSWEAEDSTKVVEDIEYLNYNKGPWLKQDDRTFHNLRMLVQDKTEVLNFTTIPVYLPEITIGAHQGSRIYNSFRELPGRKYAPGYNAEVGDKWIWLK, encoded by the exons ATGTGGAGCAACAACAGATTTGGG GGACGGATCCATACCAGCGTGCACTGCAGGCTGCGGTATGGACTTTTGGCCTCCATTCTCGGTGATAAGACAACCAAAAAGCTGCATGAGTACAGCCGAGTGATCACAGTGGACGGGAACCTGTGCTCTGGGAAGAGCAAGCTCGCAAAGGAGATCGCACAGCAGCTAG GCATGAAGcactttccagaagcagggatcCAGTACTCAAGCAGCACCACAGGTGACGGACGGCCCCTCGACATAGAATTCAGCGGCAGCTGTAGTTTAGAGAAATTTTATGATGATCCCAAGAGCAACGACGGCAACAGCTACCGCCTGCAGTCCTGGCTGTACGCCAGCCGCCTCCTGCAGTACTCAGACGCCCTGGAGCACCTATTGAGCACAG GACAAGGTGTGGTCTTGGAGCGCTCCATCTACAGTGACTTTGTCTTCCTGGAGGCCATGTACAACCAGGGCTTCATCCGGAAGCAGT GTGTGGACCACTATTATGAAATCAAGCGGCTCACTCTCCCGGAGTACCTGCCACCACACGCAGTCATCTATATCGATGTGCCTGTGCCGGAGATACAGAGCAGGATCCAGAAGAAAGGAGAT CCACATGAAATGAAGGTCACCTCTGCCTATCTCCAGGACATCGAGAATGCCTACAAGAAAACCTTCCTCCCAACAATGAG TGAGATGTGCGAGGTTTTGGTATACAATTCTTGGGAAGCTGAAGACTCGACCAAG GTGGTAGAGGACATTGAATACCTTAACTACAACAAAGGGCCTTGGCTTAAACAGGACGATCGGACCTTTCACAATCTGCGGATGCT GGTTCAGGATAAGACAGAAGTGCTGAATTTCACAACCATCCCTGTCTACCTCCCAGAAATCACTATTGGAGCTCATCAGGGTAGCCGGATCTACAACAGCTTCAGAGAG